In Trichocoleus sp., the genomic stretch TGCTGCCCCAAACGTTCAATTTCTTTGCGCTGATGCAGAACAGTTTAGGTGGGAAGGCCCGTTTGATATTGTAGTTTCCTTCGAGACGATCGAACATCTTCAGCATCCCGATCGCTTTGTTCAGAACATCTACAACCTGCTTGTTCCGGGGGGGATGTTTCTGCTGTCTCTGCCGCTTGGAGATACGCAGCATATCGATCCTTACCATCTTCAAGCATTGAGTCAGGAAAATGTACTGGAACTGCTGGAGGCAACTGGCTTTTCAATTTGCAGGTATGAGCGTGATGATTTTTGCATGAGTCGTTCAAATTTATTGGCTTTGGCGAAGCGTTATCCTGCTGCCCGACCGTCTATACGACATCAACTGCTGACGCGTTTAGGCTGGCGACTCACCCGTGATTTTATTTTCCGGGGTGGCGTTTTGTTTGCGCAGTTCTTCGTTATTTGCCAGCGTCCGCTCCACTAGGTTTTAGATGAGTGGTAGAGATGGCCAAAAAAGACGTGATTGGAGTCCCTAAATCTTGATAGTTTCATCTACGCTGAGCACCCGGTTGCCCTGCTTCTACAACAAAGGATGCTAATGTGTGAACAACACTATTGGGTATGGCTGGATCTTCTACAGAGCGAAACTCTGTATGCCACTGATAGGGGGTTACATGACAACGAACATACCCTCGAAACGAACCATTAAAGAACTTGGTATGGGGATTGCTGGGCAACGCGGCTTGAGTCATGAGAATATTTTTGGTTGAAAAGTTAGAGGTGATAGAAGTACCCACAAACTCTGTCGCGATCGTAGCTGACTCTGGCTTGTCAAAATCAACTTTGAGGTCATGCACCCAACTGGAATGAATGTCGCCTGTGATGACGATCGGGTTGCTGGGACGATGATCACTTAAAAATTGCAGCAGCCGACGCCGTGCTGCCACATACCCATCCCATTGATCTAGGTTCACAATCTTGTCCTGCCCTAGCTCGAACGCGAACTGAGCCATCATGACTTGTTGCGCCAGCACATTCCATTGAGCATTTGACTGAACGAGTCCTTGCAGGAGCCATCGCTCTTGTTGTGAACCCAACAAAGTTGTCTCAGCAGCCATAGCTTGGGCACAACGTGCCTTAAGTCCACCGCCACAAGGTTGGTTGCTGCGGTACTGGCGCGTATCGAGTACATTGAATTCTGCTAAGCCACCAAAGGTAAATCGGCGGTAGAGCTGTAGATCTGCCCCTTGCGGCAATGAAGACCGTCGCAGCGGCATGTGCTCATAGTAAGCTTGGTAGGCATTTGCCCGTCGCTGCAAAAAGGACTGCTGGCTTTGCTCATCTGTAGGCTTGAGGTTTGCGTAGTTGCTATCGACCTCGTGGTCATCCCAGGTAACAATCCAAGGAAATGCAGCATGAGCCGCCTGCAAGTCTAAGTCGGTTTTGTAGAGTGCATAGCGATCGCGGTACTGCTCCAACGTGACCAGTTCAGGTCCATCATGCCGTCGAGGCTCTCCAGTGGTCGCGGCTCCTTCATAAATATAGTCTCCCAGATGAACCACAAAGTCTAGCTCAGCCGTTGCCATATCTCGGTAAGCGGTGTAGTAGCCATGCTCATAATGTTGACAAGAAGCAAACGCAAAGCTCAGGCGATCAACGTGACTCCTCAAAGCAGGCGCTGTACGTGTGCGTCCGATCAAGCTTTGCTGATTACCGACTTGAAATCGATACCAATACCAGCGATTGGGTTCTAGTCCATTCACCTCAACATGAACCGAGTGAGCAAGGTTGGGAGTGGCGATGGTGGTTCCTCGCTGGATGATCTGCCGCATCTGCTCATCTACTGCGACTTCCCACTGCACGGGGATTGGCTGCGGTGACATACCACCACCATGAAGGGGTTCAGGAGCTAACCGAGTCCATAGGACAACGCCGTCAGGAAGCGGTTCCCCAGATGCCACACCCAGACTAAAGAGATTTTGGCTAAATTTTTTTCGGCTCATCAAGGAGTAAGCCAGGGTTACCCCTACGAACGCTCCTCCACCCAGTAAAACTGCCCGCCGTCTAGCTTTGTGAAAGAGAATTGATTCAGACACGATCAGATCCCCATTGTTCTTGAAGAATAGCCGAAGGTGGAACCGCAAAGTATTGAAGAAATGCTTGATTAAAAAGGGACTTGGTTCACAACTAGCGCTGTCCAGTTGTGTCACAAAAAGTTTTGAAAGAAATGATCCATTTGTAGGGACTACAATGCTGCTTATTCTGTATCTCTAGAGGCATTCGTTCTCAATAACCAGGGCTAAGTTAAGTTGACAGTACCGCCACAGATTATCGTGAAAGCATACCCTGGAAGATAAGGCTGTCGCCTTCAGTACCCGCACGCCCTCATGCCCTTAAACGGATTATGGTACATACTTCTTCTCGAACGTTAAACGGTCCTCCCAAATTGTCTATCTGGCAGCGTCGCCTTTGGGGGTTGCGCTTTTTATTTCAACCACTCGAAACGATCGAGGCACGCAATAAAGCGTATGGTGACGATTATCGCGTATCCCAGCTTGATGCAAAAACTGCTCTCGTCTATTTCAGCAGTCCCCAGGCGTTGGAAGCTATTTTCACTGCAAAGCCAGAGCAGCTCAGTGCAGGACGAGGGAACCAAATCCTTAAAGAACTGATTGGGGAACACGGGATTGTGCTGTTGGAAGGAGCCGTACACCAACGGCAGCGGCAGCTTCTCATGCCACCCTTTCATGGCGATCGAATGCGTTCCTACGCGCAAGTGATTCAGTCCATTACAGCCGAAGTCATCAGTTCATGGAAGGTCGGCACAGCCTTTGCAGTACGCCCACTGATGCAGTCCATTTCCCTGCAGGTGATTTTGCAGGCAGTCTTTGGGCTAGAGGGAGGGCAGCGGTATGAACAGTTACGTTTGACAATGAGTCAAATGCTAGATGGATTTAGTTCTCCGCTCGGTGCCATGTTTCTGTTCTACCCGTTCTTACAGAAGGAATGGGGATGGAGCCCTTGGGGACGCTTCTTGCGCTTCCGGCAGCAGGTAGATGAATTGATCTATGCCGAGATTCGCGATCGCCGCAACCAGCCAGACAGCAGCAGAACAGATATTCTGGCATTGTTGATGGCAGCTTGTGATGCCGAAGGGCAACCAATGCGTGATGTGGAGTTACGCGATGAACTGATGACTCTCCTGTTTGCCGGACATGAAACGACTGCCTCTGCTCTAGCCTGGGCACTGTACTGGATTGTCTCCTTGCCGCAGGTGCAAACGAAACTACTGGCAGAAATTGAGACGCTAGGCACCGATGCTGATCCAACAACGATCGCTCGATTGCCTTACCTGCAAGCTGTATGCCAAGAGACGCTACGCTTATACCCCATTGCTATTAGTGCCTTTCCGCGTGTGGTCAAGCAGTCAATCGAAATTGCGGGTTATCAGTTAGAGCCGGGGACGGTAATCATGCCATCAATCTATCTCGCTCATCATCGTGAGTCTGTTTATCCAGAATCGAAGCAATTTAGACCAGAACGGTTTTTAGAGCGCCAGTACTCACCCTATGAGTATTTGCCATTTGGTGGGGGCGATCGCCGCTGTATTGGTGCTGCCTTTGCGCTATTTGAGATGAAGCTCGTGCTGTTTGGGATCGTGTCTAGCCTAGAACTATCGCTGGTTAATTCCAGCCCAATTCGTCCGATGCGTCGCGGTATCACCGTTGCCCCCTCTGATAATCTCCGTATGAAAGTGACTGGGATTCGTCGAAGCTAATTGGGTAGTGTCTTACATTTTTTGATAGTGCTGATGCTTTCTCCAACTCCTGCCTATCCACGCTTCAAGCTATCGC encodes the following:
- a CDS encoding class I SAM-dependent methyltransferase, with product MSQTVQKNPSHTLSVTWERLIPKQMADDPTSRRIVEVHLSRYHTAAQYVGGKRVLDIASGAGYGTQLLGHASAQFVLGVDVCPQTVKYAQLHYAAPNVQFLCADAEQFRWEGPFDIVVSFETIEHLQHPDRFVQNIYNLLVPGGMFLLSLPLGDTQHIDPYHLQALSQENVLELLEATGFSICRYERDDFCMSRSNLLALAKRYPAARPSIRHQLLTRLGWRLTRDFIFRGGVLFAQFFVICQRPLH
- a CDS encoding alkaline phosphatase D family protein; the encoded protein is MSESILFHKARRRAVLLGGGAFVGVTLAYSLMSRKKFSQNLFSLGVASGEPLPDGVVLWTRLAPEPLHGGGMSPQPIPVQWEVAVDEQMRQIIQRGTTIATPNLAHSVHVEVNGLEPNRWYWYRFQVGNQQSLIGRTRTAPALRSHVDRLSFAFASCQHYEHGYYTAYRDMATAELDFVVHLGDYIYEGAATTGEPRRHDGPELVTLEQYRDRYALYKTDLDLQAAHAAFPWIVTWDDHEVDSNYANLKPTDEQSQQSFLQRRANAYQAYYEHMPLRRSSLPQGADLQLYRRFTFGGLAEFNVLDTRQYRSNQPCGGGLKARCAQAMAAETTLLGSQQERWLLQGLVQSNAQWNVLAQQVMMAQFAFELGQDKIVNLDQWDGYVAARRRLLQFLSDHRPSNPIVITGDIHSSWVHDLKVDFDKPESATIATEFVGTSITSNFSTKNILMTQAALPSNPHTKFFNGSFRGYVRCHVTPYQWHTEFRSVEDPAIPNSVVHTLASFVVEAGQPGAQRR
- a CDS encoding cytochrome P450, with the translated sequence MVHTSSRTLNGPPKLSIWQRRLWGLRFLFQPLETIEARNKAYGDDYRVSQLDAKTALVYFSSPQALEAIFTAKPEQLSAGRGNQILKELIGEHGIVLLEGAVHQRQRQLLMPPFHGDRMRSYAQVIQSITAEVISSWKVGTAFAVRPLMQSISLQVILQAVFGLEGGQRYEQLRLTMSQMLDGFSSPLGAMFLFYPFLQKEWGWSPWGRFLRFRQQVDELIYAEIRDRRNQPDSSRTDILALLMAACDAEGQPMRDVELRDELMTLLFAGHETTASALAWALYWIVSLPQVQTKLLAEIETLGTDADPTTIARLPYLQAVCQETLRLYPIAISAFPRVVKQSIEIAGYQLEPGTVIMPSIYLAHHRESVYPESKQFRPERFLERQYSPYEYLPFGGGDRRCIGAAFALFEMKLVLFGIVSSLELSLVNSSPIRPMRRGITVAPSDNLRMKVTGIRRS